DNA sequence from the Agromyces aureus genome:
GTGCGGAAACCACGCTCATGACAGTGTCGGACAGTAGATGGAGATCGCGAAATGTCGCCGGATGGGTCGTACCGGTTCCGATGTCGGCCCTGAGGCGTTCGATGTTGAACAGCGTCGCCACGAGACCGGACCCGAAGTCCAGTTTTGGGATGCTGTATTTGCTCGTCATTGACGGATCTTTTCCTGTTGCGAATCGGACTATTTGCACCCTACCGTGACTATGCGGCTCTTTCCAGGGGAATTTGTGGGGCATTTGTCGAAGAGAATTTGCGGTGCGGCCCGCTGTTTCTTGCGCAGACCACGCGGCGGAGTCGAACTGAGGATGGCGCGGCGACGACTCCCGACCCGAATCGTGCGGCGCCCGGCATCCTCTCAGGAAACCGGCGACCTCCGCCCGTAGGCTCGAAGCTCCAAGGGGAGTACTCCGACACGGTTTGTTCGTCATTACGGATGCAGGGCGCATCCCGGACGGCCGGTCCTCGTTCACGAGGATGGAGAAGACCTTGACGTCCATCAGCGACGCCGAGGTCTGGAGACCCGTTGAACGTCACCCCACTTCTGTGGATCATCACGATCGCCGTCACGATCGCCTTCTTCGTCTACGAGTTCTTCGCGCACGTGCGCAAGCCCCACGAACCGTCCATCGGCGAATCGGCCAGGTGGTCGGCGTTCTACATCGGCCTCGCGCTGCTGTTCGGCGTCGGGATCGGCACCGTCTCGGGCTGGACGTACGGCGGCGAGTACTTCGCCGGCTACCTCACCGAGAAGGCCCTGTCGATCGACAACCTCTTCGTGTTCCTCATCGTGATGACGGGCTTCGCGGTGCCGAAGATCTACCAGCAGAAGGTGCTGATGATCGGCATCGTGATCGCGCTGATCCTGCGCGGTGGCTTCATCGCGGTCGGCGCCGCGCTGATCCAGAACTTCTCGTGGATCTTCTACATCTTCGGCGCGCTGCTTCTGGTGCTCGCCTACCGCCAGGCGTTCAGCAGTCACGAGAGCAACCCGGCGAACGGCAGGTTCATGGGGCTCGTGCGCCGCGTGCTGCCGGTCACCGACGAGTACCACGAGGACAAGCTCACGGTGCGAAAGGGCGGCAGGCGCTTCGTCACGCCCATGCTGCTCACGATCATCGCGATCGGCTTCGTCGACCTGATCTTCGCGGTCGACTCGATTCCCGCGATCTACGGCCTGACCGATGAGGCGTACATCGTCTTCACGGCCAACGCGTTCGCGCTCATGGGCCTGCGTCAGCTCTACTTCCTCATCGGCGGCCTGCTCGAGCGCCTCGTGTACCTCGCGCAGGGCCTCGCGGTCATCCTCGCCTTCATCGGCGTGAAGCTCGTGCTGCACGCCATGCACGTCAACGAACTCCCGTTCATCAACGGCGGCGAGCCGATGCTGTGGGCCCCCGAGATCCCGATCTGGTTCTCGTTGCTCTTCATCGGCGCCACCATCGCCGTCGCCACCACGGCGAGCCTGCTGAAGACCCGCGGTGACCGTCGGACGGCGCACGCCTCCCTCGGTGCGCCGGATGCGTCGGTCGCGGCGTCGGTCATGTCGACGGATGCGGATGCGGATGCGGATGCGGATGCGGATGCGGAGGCGCCCGCAGGCGGGCCCGGCGAGGCATCCGCCGTCCTGGCCCGCGACGCGCGAAATGAGGACACGCGCTGACGGGCGACCTCCTCTGGAGCATCGCCCTGGTCACGGCTCCGTCGACGCGCTGACCGCCGGGCGGCTCGACGACCGGCCGCGCGAGCGCTTGGGTGAGCCGGGCAACCCGGCGGAGGCCCCGCCGACCGGCTTCGCACGCCGGAGCGCGGCGAGCACGCCGGCGCCGATCACGGTGAGGCCGATCACCGTCGTGACGGCGCGCAGGGTGTCCCACGTGATCGACGAGGTCACGAGCGAGTAGAGCAGGAAGCTCGAGAGGTTCTGCCCGAGCGGAGCCCCCGGCTCGTACGAGATGCCCGTGGCCGTGCCCACCGCGAACGGCCAGAACCAGAGGTTCATGATGAGCCCGAAGGCGTACGAGGCGAGCACGCCGTAGACGGCGAGCATGGCGATCTCGGCGCGCCGCGGCATCCGCCCGATCCGCTGCCACGCCAGCCGCCGGGGGAGCAGCCCCGCCCCGGCGCCGACCCACGCGCACGCGAACATCTGGAACGGCGTCCACGGACCGAACGTGCCGGTCACGATCGTCGAGAGCGCGATCGTGAGCAGGCCGAGCAGCATCCCGAACCGGGGTCCGAAGGCCCTGCCGGCGAGGATCAACAGGACGAACACGGCCTCGACGCCCCCGACGCCCGTGCCCGCGATGCGCACGGCCGCACCGATCGCGGCGAGCGTGCCGAGCAGGGCCAGCGTGTGCGCGCTGCGCACCGAGCCGTCGAGGGCGGCGAGCACGACGAGGGCGGCCAGCGGGGCGAGGGCGAGGGCGGCGACCGGAACGGCGGAGCTCGCCTGCGAGGGGAGCGCGGTGGCCACGAGCGGCCAGGTGAAGGCCGCGAGCGCGACCAGGTTCGCGACGGTCAGTGCGATGAGGGCGGGTCGGCGTTCGCCGGGGCCGGCGGGGTCGAGCCCTGGGGGCCGAGGACCGTGCGTCGGGGCGGATGCCGGTGGCGGGGGAGCGAGGACGGTCCGGCCGTCGGGAGCGGCCGGGATCGACGGTACGACGGCGACCGGCGCCTCGGCGAGGGCGAGGCCGGGCGGCGAGGCGGCGATCGGCCGCTCGGCTGCTCGCGGCTGCTCGACGGCGACCGACGGGCCCAGGCGCCCGTCCGCCATGGGCAGCACGCGATCCGCGACGGCCCCGATGAACGCGGTGTCGTGCGTGGCGACCAGCACCGCGGTGCCGCCGTCGGCAGCCCGGCCGAGCGCCGCGGCCACGAGCGAGCCGGCCGAGGCATCCAGCCCCCGGGTCGGCTCGTCGACGAGGAGCACGGCGGGTCCGCTCGCCGACTGGATCGCGATCGCGAGGCAGCGGCGCTCGCCGACGGAGAGGTCGCGCGGATGCCGCGCCAGGCGTGCCGTGAACTCGGGCGAGCCGGTGTCGAGCCCGAGGAAGGCGGCCAGCCGCGCGGCCGTCGCGCCACGGGGGAGGTGCGTCGTGCGGTCGCTTCGAGCGCATTCGGCGGTGACCGTCGTGGCGGCGAACAGGTCGTCGGAGGCGTCGGGAACGAGGGCGATGCCGGTGCGACCCCCCTGGGTCGCCTGCAGGGTGACGGCGCCCGAGCGCGTCGTGGCGAGGGCGACGAGCAGGCTCGACTTGCCGGCGCCGTTCGGTCCGGTGAGCGCGACGATCTCGCCCGCCGAGAGGTCGAGGGCTGCCCCATCGACCGCGAGCTTCTCGGCGTGCCGCACGGTCAGGTCTCGGGCGTGCAGCACCACGTGGGCGGTGGCGGCCGACCCGGTGCGTGTGCGTGCCGGCCCCGTCGTCCGACCGCCCGCTCCCGCAGCCGCACCTGCATCCGCCGCGGCGCCCGCGCCCGCACCGGCGGCACCGGCGTCGAGCACGCGTGCGAGGCCGTCCGCGACGTCGACGCGCTCGTCGGCGACGCCCGCGAACTCGGCCCGCCGATGCTCGGCGACCACCACGCAGATGCCGGCCCCGTGCGCGAGGGCGTCGAGCAGCGCGACGATCCGTTCGCGGAATCGGGTGTCGAGATCGGCGAGCGGCTCGTCGACGATGAGCAGGATCGGATGCTCGGCGATGGCGGCCGCGATGGCGACGAGGGTCGCCTCGCCCGCCGACAGCCCGCGCAGCTCACGGCCGAGCAGGGGGCGGATGTCGAGGCGCTCCGCGATCTCGTCGATGCGCGCCCTGACGATGACCGGGTCGACGCCGCGAAGTTCGAGCGAGAGGCCGATCTCGTCGTCGACCCGCTCGGTGGCGAACCCCTCGCGCGGATGCTGCAGCACGACGCCGACGGTGCGCGCGGTGTCGCGCGGCGGGGTGCGAGCACGATCGTGGCCGACGACGGTCAACTCGCCGCTCGTGGTACCGCCGTCGACGTGCGTGTGCAGGCCGGCGATCGCCCGGAGCAGCGTGGACTTGCCGCTGCCCGTCGCGCCCGTGACCAGCACGAGCGTGCCGGGCCCGAGGTCGAGCGCGGGAACCACCACGGCGGCCTCGTCGGCGTCGCGGTGCACGATCGCGAGGTGCCGCGCCCCGACGGGGCGTTCGCAGACCCCGCTGACCGGTCGTCCAGCGAGCCCGCGCAGTTCGAGGGCCGCGGCGACGGCCGTCGCCCGCTCGAGCGTGCGCTCGAGCACGGGGGAGAGCAGGCGGGGGCCGCCGCGCTCGCCGCGGAGGCGCTGGGCGAACCGCACGCGTCGCACGGCGTCGGCGAGGGCCGGCAGCCCGGCCCAGGCGACGGCGAGCGTGCGGGCGACCCCGCGGAGCGGTCCGCGCCGCGCGCCGCGCACGAGCAGCCGCGGCACGTCGAGCAGGGCGTTCAGCACGCCGAACGCGAGGATCGCGAGCGCGATCGGCACCGCGCTGAGGGCGGCATCCGCGAGTCCGTCGAGGGTCGCCGGGCCGAGCAGCACGACATGCGAGAACGGCCGCGGGAGGGGGACCTCCGGCAGCGGCAGCACCACCGGGCCTGAGCCGTCGGCTCCGTGGAAGAGCACCCGGTAGACGACCCGGACCCCGATGAACCCCGCGGCGATGAGCGCCGCGGTGCGCAGGGGTGCGGGTCGCAGGGTCACGGCGTCAGGCCCGGCTGCGCGGTCATGCGCTCGGCGCGGCAGGCTCGCCGTTCAGCGTGAAGAGCAGTTCGAGGCTGTCACCGGGTGCGAGCTCGAGCGTCGCGAGACCCTCCTGCGCGTAGCCCCACTCGCCGCCGGCCGGCTTGGTCCAGAGCGACCAGTACGCGAAGGCGGCGGGCATCGAGGCGCACGTCTCGAAGTAGTCCGTGCCGTCCTCGGCGGGGAGGGCGAAGTCCGCGGCGGGCACGCCGTTGACGCGGCAGACGACCTGGTCGCCGTACTCCTCGGTGCCCTCGGTCTCGAGGCCGGCCTCGGCCAGGGCATCGCTCGCGAGGATCGGCGCGTCGGCCTCGACGCACGTCGTGCCGGCGGGCGACTCGTCGACCTCGAGGTCTGCGGGCAGTTCGACGACGACCTCGACCCCGGCGCATTCGCCGTCGGCCGACGCAGGAGCCGAAGCCGAGGCCGACGCGGTGGGCTCCTCGGTCGAGCTCCCGCCGGACGGGGCGCACGCGGCGAGGGCGAGGGCGAGGAACAGGGCTGCGGAGGCGCCGAGGGCGCGCGAAGTCGTGGTCACCATCCAAGGCTAGGGGGCCGGCGCTGCGGTGGCGGATCTGTGACGCCGTGCGTGCGACGGCGGGTCGTTAGGCTGGAGAGGTGAGCGTTTCCGAACTGTTCGATGCGAGCGAGTGGGTCGACGCGGCATCTGCCGTCGCCGGTGACGCGGGGCTCAGCGACATCACCTACCACCACTCGACCGACGGGCGCATCGCGCGTATCGCGTTCGATCGACCTGAGGTGCGCAACGCGTTCCGGCCGCACACGGTCGACGAGCTGTACCGCGCCCTCGAAGACGCCCGCACGAACCCCCGCATCGGCGTCGTGCTGCTGACGGGCAACGGCCCGAGTGCGAAGGACGGCGGCTGGGCGTTCTGCTCGGGCGGCGACCAGCGCATCCGCGGGCGCGACGGCTACCAGTACTCCGCCGACGAGGCCGAGGTCGTGCGGGACCCCGCCGCCGCGGCGAGCACCGGGCGCCTGCACATCCTCGAGGTGCAGCGGCTCATCCGCTTCATGCCGAAGATCGTCATCGCGGTCGTGCCCGGTTGGGCTGCCGGCGGCGGGCATTCGCTGCACGTCGTCTGCGACCTCACCATCGCCTCGCGCGAGCACGGTCGGTTCAAGCAGACGGATGCCGACGTCGGCAGTTTCGATGCCGGCTACGGCAGTGCCTACTTCGCGCGCCAGATCGGGCAGAAGTTCGCTCGCGAGGTGTTCTTCCTCGCCGAGGAGTATTCGGCCGACCGCGCCTACGAGATGGGCGCCGTGAACCGGGTCGTGCCGCACGCCGAGCTCGAGCGCGAGGCCGT
Encoded proteins:
- a CDS encoding 1,4-dihydroxy-2-naphthoyl-CoA synthase; translated protein: MSVSELFDASEWVDAASAVAGDAGLSDITYHHSTDGRIARIAFDRPEVRNAFRPHTVDELYRALEDARTNPRIGVVLLTGNGPSAKDGGWAFCSGGDQRIRGRDGYQYSADEAEVVRDPAAAASTGRLHILEVQRLIRFMPKIVIAVVPGWAAGGGHSLHVVCDLTIASREHGRFKQTDADVGSFDAGYGSAYFARQIGQKFAREVFFLAEEYSADRAYEMGAVNRVVPHAELEREAVAMARTILTKSPTAIRMLKFAFNAVDDGMVGQQVFAGEATRLAYGTDEAVEGRDSFLEKRDPDWGPYPWHY
- a CDS encoding ATP-binding cassette domain-containing protein, whose translation is MTLRPAPLRTAALIAAGFIGVRVVYRVLFHGADGSGPVVLPLPEVPLPRPFSHVVLLGPATLDGLADAALSAVPIALAILAFGVLNALLDVPRLLVRGARRGPLRGVARTLAVAWAGLPALADAVRRVRFAQRLRGERGGPRLLSPVLERTLERATAVAAALELRGLAGRPVSGVCERPVGARHLAIVHRDADEAAVVVPALDLGPGTLVLVTGATGSGKSTLLRAIAGLHTHVDGGTTSGELTVVGHDRARTPPRDTARTVGVVLQHPREGFATERVDDEIGLSLELRGVDPVIVRARIDEIAERLDIRPLLGRELRGLSAGEATLVAIAAAIAEHPILLIVDEPLADLDTRFRERIVALLDALAHGAGICVVVAEHRRAEFAGVADERVDVADGLARVLDAGAAGAGAGAAADAGAAAGAGGRTTGPARTRTGSAATAHVVLHARDLTVRHAEKLAVDGAALDLSAGEIVALTGPNGAGKSSLLVALATTRSGAVTLQATQGGRTGIALVPDASDDLFAATTVTAECARSDRTTHLPRGATAARLAAFLGLDTGSPEFTARLARHPRDLSVGERRCLAIAIQSASGPAVLLVDEPTRGLDASAGSLVAAALGRAADGGTAVLVATHDTAFIGAVADRVLPMADGRLGPSVAVEQPRAAERPIAASPPGLALAEAPVAVVPSIPAAPDGRTVLAPPPPASAPTHGPRPPGLDPAGPGERRPALIALTVANLVALAAFTWPLVATALPSQASSAVPVAALALAPLAALVVLAALDGSVRSAHTLALLGTLAAIGAAVRIAGTGVGGVEAVFVLLILAGRAFGPRFGMLLGLLTIALSTIVTGTFGPWTPFQMFACAWVGAGAGLLPRRLAWQRIGRMPRRAEIAMLAVYGVLASYAFGLIMNLWFWPFAVGTATGISYEPGAPLGQNLSSFLLYSLVTSSITWDTLRAVTTVIGLTVIGAGVLAALRRAKPVGGASAGLPGSPKRSRGRSSSRPAVSASTEP
- a CDS encoding TerC family protein, producing the protein MNVTPLLWIITIAVTIAFFVYEFFAHVRKPHEPSIGESARWSAFYIGLALLFGVGIGTVSGWTYGGEYFAGYLTEKALSIDNLFVFLIVMTGFAVPKIYQQKVLMIGIVIALILRGGFIAVGAALIQNFSWIFYIFGALLLVLAYRQAFSSHESNPANGRFMGLVRRVLPVTDEYHEDKLTVRKGGRRFVTPMLLTIIAIGFVDLIFAVDSIPAIYGLTDEAYIVFTANAFALMGLRQLYFLIGGLLERLVYLAQGLAVILAFIGVKLVLHAMHVNELPFINGGEPMLWAPEIPIWFSLLFIGATIAVATTASLLKTRGDRRTAHASLGAPDASVAASVMSTDADADADADADAEAPAGGPGEASAVLARDARNEDTR